The genomic segment aggtCCTTCAGTCTGacgtttattttgatttgtctGGATGAGCCTTCAGTGTTCCACGCAACAAAGCTACAGGTAAAATGTTTCTTATGTAATCTAATGTTCTTATATATGGGTATTTATACATAcacttatattatatatacatgtgtgtgtgtgtggctgatcTGATGAAATGTAACAGACTAATAACAAATCATACGCAAAATAATTCAATACACTGATGCTACAACAAGTAATTGACTATCAATCGATACTTCATGAATCGACATGTGTTTTGAGatcaatgaatcagtttgagtgtttttttaacaaataaaaaaacaaactgactaatgttggtttgtggagtCTGAGAACATCCTGAGTTTGAggtttcatggaccaaacaacaaactgattaatggagaaaatgaataaatgataaaaacaacacttgtaCTTTCATATTTAGTGAGGAATAATGTATAAAGCCAATGTTAACAAAACTAAACTTAATCAAGTGAACTTTGGGGTGAAATGATAAAGATTGAATGCACTTAGTAGCatttgtcaaaaataataagGTAATAATCAGCCACTGCTaataaaaacatgctttaaaaacctttttaaaaaaaggtgtttataatatttttcaCCAACTTCTAACTAGTGATGGGATAATATTTACAATAAGTTAACAGTGGTGAATTTCTCTTATGATCATCGTGAAGCTGCATCTTATAAGATCATAATAACTTAGCAGACACGATGGATGAATTGGGGGGAGACGGTGTGAAAATCCTCATTATTTAATCATGGTTGTTTTCCTCCTCACTCAGACTCGATGGCGTTCATGTCACGGTTCTCTCGCTCTCGGAGCAGCTCCAGGTCTCCCAACAGAAAAGACTCGGAGCGTGTCTCCCCGATCCTGAGTGTGTCCGAGCTGGAGAGGCTGCTCTGCACGGGAAAGACTGCCTGTAACCATGCCGACCAAGTGTGGCCGAGACTTTACATAGGAGACCAGTGAGTTTATGAcatgacaacacatttattcatacattcattcactgGCTACcgatgagggtcgtgggggacGCTGGGGACACTCCCAGCAGACATAGGACCAAAGGTGCAAGTCCATTCACACTATTCACTCTCATCCTTACACCTTATATCGTTACATCCTTACACCCTTATGTCCTTACACCTTACATCCTTATGTTCTTACACCGTTACATTCTACACCTTCTATAGATATAagaatatgtataatatactgtatatataataatgaaacCTAGTGATACAAGTGAAAACCAGTTTGTCTGACTTTTGCTGAAgtgtaaaaaacagaaaagaaaaactcctttctcctctcctctcctctcctctcctctcctctcctctccctctcctctcctctctctctcctctcctctcctctcctctccgcaGAGACATCGCATCAGATCGGCGTGAACTGGCCAAACTGGGCATCACACACATCCTCAACTGTGCGCAGAGTAAGTGGCGCGGCGGGGCCGAGTATTACGCTGGGATGAACATCACCTACCATGGCATCGAGGCCCATGACTCCCCCACCTTTGACATGAGTGTTAACTTCTATCCGGCAGCAGAGTTCATTCACAAAGCTCTGACGAGTGGAGGTTAGTCTGTGAATGTGGACAGCACTTCAGTTGTTTGTCCTGGTGTTTTAGAGTGTGCTTGTGGGAAGTACTAATGTGTAGTCAGTGCTGATTTTACTGTGCACACTGCTGGAAGTgctgaaaatgtgatttaaccCACTAAACAAAACCTCCTTTCCAAATGTGTTAGTGAATCtattcagttagcatcaaaagtAAAAAGATGTTTGATTCATCGGTTGTGGGCAATATATATAGAACTGACCCGGACATAAATAGAAAGGCCTcattaatgaataataacattaattaaaaacaattcatacagTCAGGGAATTGAACACTTAGAAAACAATTAAGtatgattattttatcttcaagaTTTTCTCAccttcattttacacactgcacctttaagtcTATGAACTCTCAAAAACATGCTGCTTCATCTCGTCTTTCTGGCTACAAACTGTTTGTAGAAGTTTATCAAAGCAAAGCAACACCTCTGTTTTTACTGATGAGTTTGGAACATTGTTGCTTAATGATGAAGATTTTAATCGATAAAGAGACTTTGAAAAAAATAGTTGTAATTAACCACTTTAACCAAGCTAATAATCAGGTGGTTAAAAACACGGCCTTATCATTTAATTAATCTTAATCATCAAGATAAGCAGTCAGACAAATATGATCTTGAGACTAATCTACACGTTATACGCACTGAACTGTCCACGTCTGCATTGTGAACGTATTATTTTGAACACCACTAGTAGAGCGAGAGAAGGAAAAATGACGTAACAGAATTGCACACatgtgtaaaacatgtggaaccGAACATAGTTCAGTTCATGTCATTATTCCTGTGCAGGTAAGGTGCTGGTCCACTGCACTGTGGGTGTGAGCCGCTCAGCCACACTGGTGTTGGCCTACCTGATGATCCGGCAAAACCTGACCCTGGTGGAGGCCATCAAGACGGTGAAAGACCACAGAGGCGTCACCCCTAACAGAGGTTTCCTCCGCCAGCTCAACGGCCTGGACGGCATCCTGAGAGAGAGCCGCAAGACGTCGCCGCAGAGCTGAAGACGGCGTGAGCGGCCGTGCAGGCTGAAGTCGGAGCTCATCTGGTTTAAACGAGGGGAGATTATGGGACCAGGTCAGGAGCAATCTGTGGATGTGGGAGGCAGCAGGTGATGCCAGGGTTTGACTCATATCACTATCTTCATTCTTATTACCTTGAGTAGCACATGGTAGTAAATCACCAGGAGAGTAGcatatgtacatttaaatacCAGACAGTAAACCGTAGCCCACTGTACAATTTCTAAAAGtcctttaaaatatttttaaagtcTTCAAACGTGCTCTGTCCTCTAACGTAGCGGTAAAACCAGCAAAATCCTTCAGTTTGGTGGTAAAATTGTGCCTATTTGCCTACGAGCAAGTCATGTTGATGTAGCTAAAGGTGTGTTCAAGGTGCGAGACACCTGTGTGAACTCACGCTTACGACATGGCAACGTTACCCTTGCCTAGCTGGCTAGCTTGCgtgcaggaggaaaaaataaggacatttttccTGAAATGAACAAAGTCATTTCAAACTAACACGTTTTCAAACGTTTCACACAAATAGAAATCTATACGTTTGGCTGgtgaaaaaaatgtgtccacGGACACGCCGCGTTGATGGAGCAAAAGGTACATTCAAAAACTTgcctagctagctagctagctagccagCTGGTGCACAGGTTTAACAGAAATAACCAAAATATGACTTAAATGACTCTGTTTTAACTTTTTGTCCACTGAAAAGTGAACTTCACTTGACTCCACCAGAAAAGCTGAGCAAAAATATCACAATTCACGTCGTGAATACGAAATAAGGGGTTCAAATTGATTCATCTCATAAATAAGAGCTCATTTGAAGGAACCgtaacatttgacatttggttTCTGTACTTAGCTGCGTGTCATAATCCCATTTAGAAGCCAGAGGGGGCtgctaaatgtaaaaaatataaatgaatgtattacAGTATGTTTAACATTGTTGTTCCCAACTGAGAGAGAGGGACCAGTGTGAATCTGAAAAGGtcacaaaataattcatttagtgAGGAAACCAGAAACAATATATTTTTGctatgaaaaataacaatttatttcaatttaaaaagagTCTGGgtgacacagtggacacagtggacacagtggacacagtggacCCAAACCCCTGACCACTGGTTCACAAGAAGACTCTTGATGATCAACAATCCCGGATTTCTTGTTAATCAAACTTCAGACCATTCCACTGAAACTTATTAAGATGTGAAGTCTAATTTTAACAAGTGTAGACATTTTCCTTCACAACTTTTAACATAATCAGTAATTGATGATGACGacggcgatgatgatgatgtcatctcaTTTGTTGTTTCAGGAATTTACAGTCTACACTGTCTCACTGCTCTAGTATGAAGAACAGTACAAACACTGCCACCTGGTGTCGCCATAAAGTCTTGTCAGTGTTACATAAGGCCGTAATGTATTGAATATTATGGCTGGTGATTTCtttgattcattgattcattgtttagcctcaaaatctaaaaaaaaaaaaggtattaaaaaaataaaatgccaatTCAAGGGTAGTGGGGGGTGATGATAACAGAAGCATATTTTACCCACTGAATTAAAGGCTCAGGCTGTTAAAGTACAAGACGTATTAAGAATACATCTGCTGCTTTGTCTTACATGAGACAGCCTGAGAAGTCTCAGGTTGTTAAACCAGACTTTCTCCCTTAAAGGTTCAAAGTTCAGTGggaaaattcacttttttattacatgtaaTTAGTGGTTTACAAGGTGACAGAGTTGTAATCTGGGTAATCGGGGTTCTAGGTTCTGGGTTCATGAATATTCAGAGAAGGCAACACAAACTTAAATTAGCTTACGTCAATTGTATCATATGGAAGCAGAGAGTTTCTTGTTAAAACAAGAAACTATCACTTAATAAGGAGAAAACTGAACTTTCTCGCTAAAATAAGAATAATGGTAAAACTATCTCATCATAAACAAGAAACTCTGTTGTTATAACATATCTATCATATGATCTTGGTAAAACGAGAAACTATCTTGTTATGATGAGAAACAATCCCATTATTAGATGTCATTATAACAAGAAAActtgtatatttatatcatatttttctGTCCTGTGCCAGTGCTACACTTCCGTAGCATCAGAAAATGCTAAACACCATTTAAAAGCTGGAGCCACTGAACATTAGTCATTTTTATGATcaataaatatatacaatttgacatttacattcttttaatcaattaaacaacagctttgtttcagctgcagtgTTCTTTTTAGTCTGGATCTCCTGTATGCAAATACAAGGAGTGATGGCTCAGGGTTGGGATTCAGGGGGCCCTAATGCTTTTGTTTATGTAGGGCCCTGAAATATCCACATGCAGCCCTGGACAACAGtcacctctgctgtgttttgtaATCACTGCAGAGGGCAAACGACAGTTTCAGTCTCTGGAAATCTTCCCTCCACTAGACCTTGGTAGATTCAGAGTGTTGTCATGAAGTGCCCTGATCTGCTCACTCTCTAGTTGTAGCCCAGATCTCAAACCAGTGCAGCTATGTAGCCTATCAGTCTTATTCTCGCAGTATCGTCTGTGGTGACTTTGTGCATAGTAACATAACGTCTACAGTATTCAATTAGGTGTGAAGTATGCCGAGTGTATTTTTTCAATCCAGTACAgtcactctgttttttttcattagacTGAAATAAtctatttaataaaataaaataataaaagtttgttttgattgaCTGCAGCCCGTATGGAAAAGATAAACTGCGCTCATGtgtgatttaaaggtccag from the Solea senegalensis isolate Sse05_10M unplaced genomic scaffold, IFAPA_SoseM_1 scf7180000017642, whole genome shotgun sequence genome contains:
- the LOC122764747 gene encoding dual specificity protein phosphatase 26-like, with the translated sequence MAFMSRFSRSRSSSRSPNRKDSERVSPILSVSELERLLCTGKTACNHADQVWPRLYIGDQDIASDRRELAKLGITHILNCAQSKWRGGAEYYAGMNITYHGIEAHDSPTFDMSVNFYPAAEFIHKALTSGGKVLVHCTVGVSRSATLVLAYLMIRQNLTLVEAIKTVKDHRGVTPNRGFLRQLNGLDGILRESRKTSPQS